From Pseudanabaena sp. PCC 6802, one genomic window encodes:
- a CDS encoding type II secretion system protein, producing the protein MLLTDGFTLIEILVVIAIIGILSAIAAPGWLGFINRQKLSAVQNRTFTAFRTAQSNAKRDKLVWQTSLRNAFDGTLQLAIHRPLSNTPSASDINGLPWIVLENSVSIRTSNTCPASPVPKSCTTMLTKTVAGAGTIYTVQFDKDGFPERGLNDQRRVTFALNGTENEPNSPRVCVVVSTLLGAMRTGEGQGCDRT; encoded by the coding sequence TTGCTGTTGACAGATGGATTTACCCTGATTGAGATTTTAGTCGTTATTGCAATTATTGGGATTTTGAGCGCGATCGCAGCTCCGGGGTGGTTGGGATTTATCAATAGACAAAAGTTAAGTGCCGTTCAAAATCGTACGTTTACGGCTTTTCGCACCGCTCAAAGTAATGCCAAGCGCGATAAACTCGTATGGCAAACCAGCCTCCGCAATGCCTTTGATGGTACGCTCCAATTAGCTATTCATAGACCTCTATCCAATACTCCCTCTGCTTCTGATATCAATGGATTACCCTGGATTGTCTTAGAAAATAGCGTTTCCATTAGAACATCCAATACTTGTCCCGCATCGCCTGTCCCTAAAAGCTGCACGACTATGCTGACTAAAACGGTAGCAGGTGCAGGGACGATCTACACGGTTCAGTTTGATAAAGATGGATTTCCCGAACGCGGTCTTAACGATCAACGCCGCGTGACTTTCGCCCTCAATGGCACTGAAAACGAACCAAATAGCCCCCGCGTGTGCGTTGTGGTATCGACTCTATTGGGTGCCATGCGAACTGGAGAGGGACAGGGCTGCGATCGCACTTAA
- a CDS encoding type II toxin-antitoxin system Phd/YefM family antitoxin: protein MINRKGKENVVLLAESDLSSLMETAYLLKSPPMLNTF, encoded by the coding sequence GTGATTAACCGTAAGGGTAAGGAAAATGTTGTTCTTCTTGCTGAGTCCGATTTGTCCAGCTTAATGGAAACTGCTTATCTGCTGAAGTCCCCCCCAATGCTCAACACCTTTTAG